A genomic segment from Sparus aurata chromosome 10, fSpaAur1.1, whole genome shotgun sequence encodes:
- the LOC115589583 gene encoding complement C1q-like protein 2, with protein MENISVLMVVCLLAGLSECLAGENGNQTQVTEVTNEDVAETSIENDAIHNLNQGFEAPAVLASNSTGTQSRCEPPIYTVLKQLGALEERLSATVRALEETNKKLEASEKKLSALNSTVTELSAEDKGWPRVAFSAALPIDGTIGPADVLYSLVYKNVLSNIGGHYNAHTGYFTAPVRGVYYFSFTSFWWGANPGSCGGSLYKNGNKIVSWYVTNSNHASSGSNSAVLQLQVGDNVNVRLWNNRRISDNTNKYSSFSGFLLFPV; from the exons ATGGAGAACATCTCAGTACTGAtggttgtgtgtttgcttgCGGGTCTATCTGAATGCCTGGCTGGAGAAAACGGCAATCAGACCCAAGTTACCGAGGtgacaaatgaggatgtggCGGAGACGTCGATAGAAAATGACGCTATCCATAATTTGAACCAAGGGTTTGAAGCACCAGCTGTTTTGGCATCTAACTCAACAGGAACCCAGAGCAGATGTGAGCCACCCATCTACACAGTGCTGAAGCAGCTTGGGGCTCTGGAAGAAAGGCTTTCTGCTACTGTGAGAGCTCTGGAGGAAACAAACAAGAAGCTAGAGGCCAGTGAGAAGAAGCTGTCTGCACTGAACAGCACAGTGACTGAACTTAGTGCAGAGGATAAAG GATGGCCTCGGGTTGCATTTTCTGCTGCATTACCAATAGATGGCACCATTGGTCCTGCAGATGTTCTTTACTCGCTGGTGTACAAAAATGTTCTGTCAAACATTGGAGGGCATTACAATGCACACACAG GTTATTTTACAGCACCAGTGCGAGGAGTCTATTATTTCAGCTTCACCTCCTTCTGGTGGGGAGCAAATCCTGGAAGTTGTGGTGGAAGTTTgtacaaaaatggaaataagATAGTGTCATGGTATGTTACCAATAGCAATCACGCTTCCTCTGGATCTAACAGCGCTGTATTGCAACTACAAGTTGGAGACAATGTTAATGTTCGTCTTTGGAATAATAGGAGGATCAGTGATAATACAAATAAGTACTCCTCATTCAGTGGATTCTTGCTCTTCCCTGTGTGA